The proteins below come from a single Bombus pyrosoma isolate SC7728 linkage group LG10, ASM1482585v1, whole genome shotgun sequence genomic window:
- the LOC122572178 gene encoding beta-1,4-glucuronyltransferase 1-like, whose amino-acid sequence MRCSGRKFLIWLSLMFFFLLIGRLLIDRGFDLPILVIGTSDILIPKTYSSFQQDVQTGALAFVAGMYMAGLQPRNRSFCRWYHGLPNMLSYPASKVTWSPEIGEKSPYRILPFVLRGTEERNKLPQVTLCTHATADQVYGIVELARRWEGPLSLAVFTPGLDAGIAVALLDRACRCEPEMYKVSVHLVFPASRPPALGQITRIHGDCAASDLQRGDGRTERKRRSMIYPINVARNVARIQANTTRVLVTDIELLPSQRLASGFMEIVREKTPKGRIVFVVPVFEIESNEVPPLTKKELLSATKAGLAVYFHRFLCSHCQRFPGLSRWLIRPDPGKVKPLIITKREYPHHRWEPVFIGTQNDPFYAEEMSWEGRQDKMSQMFEMCLLHYRLIILDGAFLVHTPGIKRKTIKVDKAKREFLKPHERKNARIYQRIIRRLLKQYPVNRKCAQ is encoded by the exons ATGCGTTGCTCTGGTCGAAAGTTCCTAATCTGGTTGAGTTTaatgttcttctttctcctgATTGGTCGTCTCTTGATCGATCGTGGATTCGATTTACCGATACTGGTGATCGGTACTAGCGATATCTTAATACCAAAAACTTATTCAAGTTTTCAGCAAGATGTACAGACTGGAGCACTTGCTTTCGTAGCCGGCATGTACATGGCAGGTCTGCAACCTAGGAACAGAAGTTTCTGCAGATGGTACCATGGCCTGCCGAATATGCTCTCGTATCCGGCATCCAAAGTCACCTGGAGCCCCGAAATCGGTGAGAAGAGCCCCTACAGAATTCTACCGTTTGTATTGCGCGGAACCGAGGAGAGGAACAAGCTGCCTCAGGTGACCCTCTGCACGCACGCCACTGCAGATCAAGTCTATGGAATCGTGGAATTAGCTCGGAGATGGGAGGGTCCATTAAGCCTGGCCGTTTTCACGCCTGGCCTCGACGCTGGTATCGCCGTTGCTCTCCTCGATCGGGCCTGTCGATGCGAACCTGAAATGTACAAG GTTTCTGTTCATTTGGTATTTCCGGCGAGTCGCCCACCAGCTTTAGGACAGATTACTCGAATTCATGGTGACTGTGCGGCATCCGATCTTCAAAGAGGAGATGGAAGGAcagaaaggaaacgaagaagcaTGATTTATCCTATTAACGTAGCCAGAAATGTAGCCAGAATTCAAGCAAACACGACTCGTGTTCTAGTAACCGATATCGAATTATTACCTAGCCAAAGATTAGCATCCGGCTTTATGGAAATTGTCCGAGAAAAAACACCAAAAGGCAGAATCGTCTTCGTGGTACCAGTATTTGAGATAGAATCAAATGAAGTGCCACCATTGACAAAAAAGGAATTGCTTTCAGCAACGAAGGCTGGTCTAGCCGTTTATTTTCACag ATTTCTCTGTTCACATTGTCAAAGGTTCCCTGGACTTAGTAGATGGTTAATTAGACCTGATCCGGGTAAAGTGAAACCTCTTATTATTACGAAAAGGGAATATCCACATCATAGATGGGAGCCTGTATTCATAGGAACGCAAAATGATCCCTTTTATGCTGAAGAAATGTCTTGGGAAGGCAGACAAGATAAAATGAGTCAG atGTTCGAGATGTGTCTTTTACACTATCGACTAATTATACTTGATGGTGCCTTTTTAGTCCATACACCAGGtattaaacgaaaaacaaTAAAGGTTGACAAAGCAAAGCGAGAATTTTTAAAGCCtcacgaaagaaagaacgctCGTATCTATCAACGTATAATTAGACgtttattgaaacaatatcCTGTTAATCGCAAATGCgcacaataa
- the LOC122572179 gene encoding ceramide synthase 6 → MDILRNVSSAFWSTDVWLPPNITWEDIKPNSDNKYADYQHLIYPLPMAFVLLIIRYALERYCFAPIGKSLGIKNTRTKKATPNEILEKAYRSRKIKHKQILALAKQLDWSERQVERWLRLRRTQDKPSTLTKFCENSWRCLYYIYSFLYGLIILWNKPWLWDINHCYYNYPYHPVSNDIWWYYMISMAFYWSLSFSQFFDVKRKDFWQMFIHHIATIVLMCFSWVGNLTRIGSLVLLVHDCADIFLEAAKMAKYANYQKLCDCIFVIFTVLWIITRIGVYPFWIIYSTSIKAPKIVPMFPAYYIFNSLLILLLFLHMIWTYLILKIAYNAFYAGQMEGDIRSSSSEDISDNSIDSTPLNNSTNYVTKQNSRQKVH, encoded by the exons ATGGATATATTAAGGAATGTATCGTCGGCTTTTTGGTCAACTGATGTTTGGTTACCGCCTAATATAACGTGGGAAGATATCAAACCAAATTCAGATAATAAATATGCAGACTatcaacatttaatttatcctCTGCCTATGGCATTTGTTCTTTTGATAATTAGATACGCCCTAGAAAG GTACTGTTTCGCGCCCATTGGTAAGTCCCTtggtataaaaaatacaagaacAAAAAAAGCTACaccaaatgaaatattagaaaaagcCTATCGTAgcagaaaaattaaacataaacaG ATCCTGGCACTGGCTAAACAATTAGATTGGTCTGAACGACAAGTAGAAAGATGGTTGCGATTAAGACGTACTCAGGATAAGCCATCAACACTtacaaaattttgtgaaaacaG CTGGCGAtgtttatattacatatactcATTTCTCTACGGactaattattttatggaacAAGCCATGGTTGTGGGACATAAATCactgttattataattatccaTATCATCCAGTTTCAAATGATATATGGTGGTACTATATGATATCAATGGCGTTTTACTGGTCTCTAagtttttctcaattttttgatgtaaaaagaaaagatttttggCAAATGTTCATTCACCATATAGCTACTATTGTATTAATGTGCTTTTCATGGGTTGGAAACCTAACCAGAATTGGCTCATTGGTGTTATTAGTTCATGATTGTGCAGATATTTTTCTAGAA gCTGCAAAAATGGCTAAATATGCTAACTACCAGAAATTATGTGATTGTATATTCGTCATTTTTACAGTCCTATGGATTATCACACGTATTGGTGTTTATCCATTTTGGATAATTTATAG CACATCGATAAAGGCACCTAAAATAGTACCTATGTTCCCagcatattatattttcaattctttgctaattttattgttattccTTCACATGATCTGGacatatttaattcttaaaatcGCATACAACGCTTTCTATGCCGGCCAA ATGGAAGGAGATATTCGTAGTAGCAGCAGTGAAGATATTTCAGATAACTCCATTGATAGTACACCACTAAATAATTCTACGAATTATGTTACCAAGCAAAATTCCAGACAGAAGGTTCactaa
- the LOC122572062 gene encoding 1,4-alpha-glucan-branching enzyme isoform X1, producing the protein MGGKWSSMDPSEVEVPEINALLERDPYLKPYENEIRKRYALFKDYVEKVETGDGTLDKFSEGYKTFGIHIKEDNSVIAKEWAPGAQELFLMGDFNGWNKTANSYKKLDYGKWELHLPPNADGSCPIKHLSEVKIIVKDHNNELLERLSPWATYVTQNRAESVTYKQRIWHPSSENVYKFKYSKPKKPESLRIYECHVGIATQELKVGTYLEFAEKVIPRIVRQGYNAIQLMAIMEHAYYASFGYQVTSFYAASSRYGTPEELKQLIDTAHQHGLYVLLDMVQSHASKNTLDGLNMFDGTDACFFHTGNRGQHPLWDSRLFNYGEYEVLRFLLSNLRWYIEEYNFDGFRFDGVTSMLYHSRGFGQGFSGHYDEYYGLNVDVEGVVYLMLANHMLHCLYPEIVTIAEDVSGMPGVCRPVTEGGIGFDYRLAMAIPDKWIKLLKEVKDEDWSIGDICWALSNRRWMEKTVAYSESHDQALVGDKTIAFWLMDKEMYTHMSITSPPNPIISRGIALHNLITLITHGLGGEGYLNFMGNEFGHPEWLDFPRAGNADSYHYARRQWNLVDDELLKYKFMNNWDRTINTLEEKYGWLHAGPAYVSWKHEDDKVIVFDRAELIFVFNFHPIKSFPDYTIGVKNAGTYKVLLCSDDKDFGGENRVDTNVQHFTKPEPFSNYSNNMMIYIPCRTAIIYVRES; encoded by the exons atggGAGGAAAATGGTCAAGTATGGATCCTTCTGAAGTCGAAGTTCCAGAAATAAATGCTTTATTGGAAAGAGATCCATACCTAAAACCTTATGAAAATGAGATTCGCAAAAg ATATGCTTTATTTAAAGACTATGTAGAAAAAGTGGAAACCGGCGATGGCACTTTGGATAAATTTTCAGAAGGTTATAAAACTTTTGGAATTCATATAAAAGAAGACAATAGTGTTATTGCAAAAGAATGGGCACCAGGTGcacaagaattatttttaatgggAGATTTTA ATGGTTGGAATAAGACAGCTAATTCATACAAAAAATTGGATTATGGTAAATGGGAATTACATTTACCTCCTAATGCTGATGGTAGTTGCCCTATAAAACACCTTTCAGAAGTCAAAATAATTGTGAAAGACCATAACAATGAATTATTAGAACGATTAAGCCCTTGGGCTACATATGTTACACAAAATCGAGCAGAAAGTGTTACATATAAACAACGTATATGGCACCCAtcatctgaaaat gtttataaatttaaatattccaagcCAAAAAAGCCAGAAAGTCTCAGAATATATGAATGTCATGTTGGTATTGCCACTCAAGAATTGAAGGTTGGTACATATTTAGAATTTGCTGAAAAAGTAATTCCTCGCATTGTAAGACAAGGCTATAATGCTATTCAACTGATGGCTATTATGGAGCATGCCTATTATGCAAGTTTTGGATATCAG gTGACTTCATTTTATGCTGCTTCATCTCGTTATGGTACACCAGAAGAATTAAAGCAGTTAATAGATACAGCTCATCAACATggtttatatgttttattggATATGGTGCAGTCACATGCATCAAAGAATACATTAGATGGATTAAATATGTTCGATGGTACCGACGCTTGTTTCTTCCATACTGGTAATCGTGGTCAACATCCGCTTTGGGACAGTAGACTTTTTAATTATGGTGAATATGAAGTGTTGCGATTTTTACTTTCCAACTTACGTTGGTACATTgaggaatataattttgatgGATTTAG atttgaTGGAGTTACATCGATGTTATATCATTCAAGAGGATTTGGACAAGGTTTTAGTGGCCACTATGACGAATATTATGGTCTTAATGTTGATGTTGAAGGTGTAGTGTACTTAATGCTTGCAAATCATATGCTGCATTGTTTGTATCCAGAAATTGTTACTATAGCTGAAGATGTTAGTGGAATGCCTGGGGTTTGCAg GCCAGTTACTGAAGGCGGTATAGGATTTGATTATAGATTAGCTATGGCGATTCCtgataaatggattaaacttTTAAAAGAGGTGAAAGATGAAGATTGGAGTATTGGAGATATTTGTTGGGCACTGAGTAATCGAAGATGGATGGAAAAAACAGTGGCTTATTCAGAATCTCATGATCAAGCTCTTGTAGGTGATAAAACAATTGCATTTTGGCTTATGGACAAAGAAATGTACACGCATATGAGTATAACGAGTCCACCTAACCCAATCATAAGTCGTGGAATTGCTCTTCATAAtcttattacattaattacacACGGATTGGGTGGTGAAGGTTACTTAAATTTTATGG GTAATGAGTTTGGACATCCGGAATGGTTGGATTTTCCACGAGCTGGTAATGCAGATAGTTATCATTATGCTAGGAGACAGTGGAATTTAGTAGATGATGAGTTactaaaatacaaatttatgaataattggGATCGTACTATAAATACtcttgaagaaaaatatggatGGCTGCATGCAGGCCCT GCATATGTAAGCTGGAAACATGAAGATGACAAAGTAATTGTTTTTGATCGAGCAGAACTTATATTTGTGTTTAATTTTCATCCAATCAAATCATTTCCTGATTATACTATTGGAGTAAAAAATGCAGGAACTTATAAGGTTCTATTATGTAGTGATGATAAAGATTTTGGTGGGGAAAACCGAGTTGATACTAATGTACAACATTTTACCAAACCAGAaccattttctaattattcaaataatatgaTGATTTACATTCCTTGTCGTACAGCTATTATTTATGTTCGAG aaAGCTAA
- the LOC122572062 gene encoding 1,4-alpha-glucan-branching enzyme isoform X2, with the protein MGDFNGWNKTANSYKKLDYGKWELHLPPNADGSCPIKHLSEVKIIVKDHNNELLERLSPWATYVTQNRAESVTYKQRIWHPSSENVYKFKYSKPKKPESLRIYECHVGIATQELKVGTYLEFAEKVIPRIVRQGYNAIQLMAIMEHAYYASFGYQVTSFYAASSRYGTPEELKQLIDTAHQHGLYVLLDMVQSHASKNTLDGLNMFDGTDACFFHTGNRGQHPLWDSRLFNYGEYEVLRFLLSNLRWYIEEYNFDGFRFDGVTSMLYHSRGFGQGFSGHYDEYYGLNVDVEGVVYLMLANHMLHCLYPEIVTIAEDVSGMPGVCRPVTEGGIGFDYRLAMAIPDKWIKLLKEVKDEDWSIGDICWALSNRRWMEKTVAYSESHDQALVGDKTIAFWLMDKEMYTHMSITSPPNPIISRGIALHNLITLITHGLGGEGYLNFMGNEFGHPEWLDFPRAGNADSYHYARRQWNLVDDELLKYKFMNNWDRTINTLEEKYGWLHAGPAYVSWKHEDDKVIVFDRAELIFVFNFHPIKSFPDYTIGVKNAGTYKVLLCSDDKDFGGENRVDTNVQHFTKPEPFSNYSNNMMIYIPCRTAIIYVRES; encoded by the exons atgggAGATTTTA ATGGTTGGAATAAGACAGCTAATTCATACAAAAAATTGGATTATGGTAAATGGGAATTACATTTACCTCCTAATGCTGATGGTAGTTGCCCTATAAAACACCTTTCAGAAGTCAAAATAATTGTGAAAGACCATAACAATGAATTATTAGAACGATTAAGCCCTTGGGCTACATATGTTACACAAAATCGAGCAGAAAGTGTTACATATAAACAACGTATATGGCACCCAtcatctgaaaat gtttataaatttaaatattccaagcCAAAAAAGCCAGAAAGTCTCAGAATATATGAATGTCATGTTGGTATTGCCACTCAAGAATTGAAGGTTGGTACATATTTAGAATTTGCTGAAAAAGTAATTCCTCGCATTGTAAGACAAGGCTATAATGCTATTCAACTGATGGCTATTATGGAGCATGCCTATTATGCAAGTTTTGGATATCAG gTGACTTCATTTTATGCTGCTTCATCTCGTTATGGTACACCAGAAGAATTAAAGCAGTTAATAGATACAGCTCATCAACATggtttatatgttttattggATATGGTGCAGTCACATGCATCAAAGAATACATTAGATGGATTAAATATGTTCGATGGTACCGACGCTTGTTTCTTCCATACTGGTAATCGTGGTCAACATCCGCTTTGGGACAGTAGACTTTTTAATTATGGTGAATATGAAGTGTTGCGATTTTTACTTTCCAACTTACGTTGGTACATTgaggaatataattttgatgGATTTAG atttgaTGGAGTTACATCGATGTTATATCATTCAAGAGGATTTGGACAAGGTTTTAGTGGCCACTATGACGAATATTATGGTCTTAATGTTGATGTTGAAGGTGTAGTGTACTTAATGCTTGCAAATCATATGCTGCATTGTTTGTATCCAGAAATTGTTACTATAGCTGAAGATGTTAGTGGAATGCCTGGGGTTTGCAg GCCAGTTACTGAAGGCGGTATAGGATTTGATTATAGATTAGCTATGGCGATTCCtgataaatggattaaacttTTAAAAGAGGTGAAAGATGAAGATTGGAGTATTGGAGATATTTGTTGGGCACTGAGTAATCGAAGATGGATGGAAAAAACAGTGGCTTATTCAGAATCTCATGATCAAGCTCTTGTAGGTGATAAAACAATTGCATTTTGGCTTATGGACAAAGAAATGTACACGCATATGAGTATAACGAGTCCACCTAACCCAATCATAAGTCGTGGAATTGCTCTTCATAAtcttattacattaattacacACGGATTGGGTGGTGAAGGTTACTTAAATTTTATGG GTAATGAGTTTGGACATCCGGAATGGTTGGATTTTCCACGAGCTGGTAATGCAGATAGTTATCATTATGCTAGGAGACAGTGGAATTTAGTAGATGATGAGTTactaaaatacaaatttatgaataattggGATCGTACTATAAATACtcttgaagaaaaatatggatGGCTGCATGCAGGCCCT GCATATGTAAGCTGGAAACATGAAGATGACAAAGTAATTGTTTTTGATCGAGCAGAACTTATATTTGTGTTTAATTTTCATCCAATCAAATCATTTCCTGATTATACTATTGGAGTAAAAAATGCAGGAACTTATAAGGTTCTATTATGTAGTGATGATAAAGATTTTGGTGGGGAAAACCGAGTTGATACTAATGTACAACATTTTACCAAACCAGAaccattttctaattattcaaataatatgaTGATTTACATTCCTTGTCGTACAGCTATTATTTATGTTCGAG aaAGCTAA
- the LOC122572063 gene encoding mitochondrial import inner membrane translocase subunit Tim29 isoform X1, giving the protein MSTMTRGAFLQRWGKYWKNLYMDYKESALGAAKDCKEHPIRTSIYFSLLGSCVYLHRHNPDECSFKEHLLQNTMKIMQVGEAIRNPISEQYVQWLGQCYNEGIVRRMNLGVVSLIWLDDYDKMCSLYKAACPYLKTRYLTFYQRVVDIGFLDKWWILENKMEDYDVNEAQFSDVKYK; this is encoded by the exons atgtcAACAATGACGAGAGGAGCGTTTCTCCAACGATGGG GAAAGTATTGGAAGAATCTTTATATGGATTATAAAGAATCAGCATTGGGTGCTGCTAAAGATTGTAAAGAACATCCTATTAGaacatctatttatttttctc ttttagGATCCTGTGTATATCTGCACAGGCATAATCCAGATGAGTGTTCCTTCAAAgaacatttattacaaaataccaTGAAAATAATGCAAGTGGGAGAAGCTATACGTAATCCAATCTCTGAACAATATGTACAATGGTTAGGCCAATGTTACAATGAAGGAATTGTGCGACGGATGAATTTAGGTGTAGTTAGTTTAATCTGGTTAGATGACTATGACAAAATGTGTTCTTTGTACAAAGCTGCTTGTCCTTACTTAAAAACACGATATCTAACCTTTTATCAAAGAGTGGTAGATATTGGATTTTTAGATAAATGGTGGATCTtagagaataaaatggaagatTATGATGTAAATGAAGCACAATTTAgtgatgtaaaatataaataa
- the LOC122572063 gene encoding mitochondrial import inner membrane translocase subunit Tim29 isoform X2 produces MDYKESALGAAKDCKEHPIRTSIYFSLLGSCVYLHRHNPDECSFKEHLLQNTMKIMQVGEAIRNPISEQYVQWLGQCYNEGIVRRMNLGVVSLIWLDDYDKMCSLYKAACPYLKTRYLTFYQRVVDIGFLDKWWILENKMEDYDVNEAQFSDVKYK; encoded by the exons ATGGATTATAAAGAATCAGCATTGGGTGCTGCTAAAGATTGTAAAGAACATCCTATTAGaacatctatttatttttctc ttttagGATCCTGTGTATATCTGCACAGGCATAATCCAGATGAGTGTTCCTTCAAAgaacatttattacaaaataccaTGAAAATAATGCAAGTGGGAGAAGCTATACGTAATCCAATCTCTGAACAATATGTACAATGGTTAGGCCAATGTTACAATGAAGGAATTGTGCGACGGATGAATTTAGGTGTAGTTAGTTTAATCTGGTTAGATGACTATGACAAAATGTGTTCTTTGTACAAAGCTGCTTGTCCTTACTTAAAAACACGATATCTAACCTTTTATCAAAGAGTGGTAGATATTGGATTTTTAGATAAATGGTGGATCTtagagaataaaatggaagatTATGATGTAAATGAAGCACAATTTAgtgatgtaaaatataaataa